A genomic window from Salvia hispanica cultivar TCC Black 2014 chromosome 5, UniMelb_Shisp_WGS_1.0, whole genome shotgun sequence includes:
- the LOC125190208 gene encoding probable histone H2A.2: protein MEAAAKPKKGAGGRKGGGPKKKPISRSVRAGLQFPVGRIGRYLKKGRYAQRVGTGAPVYMAAVLEYLAAEVLELAGNAARDNKKNRIIPRHVLLAVRNDEELGKLLQGVTIAHGGVLPNINPVLLPKKTGGDKPAKEQNFLLAGLSYDTNETVLKDAFDSYGKIVEVKVICDRVSGKSRGYGFVRYSSEAEANKALKEMDGQLLDGRNIRIHYAHRGGSKELRDECSSTSIE, encoded by the exons ATGGAGGCTGCCGCTAAACCGAAGAAGGGCGCTGGAGGGAGGAAGGGCGGCGGCCCCAAGAAGAAGCCGATCTCCCGCTCCGTCAGAGCCGGCCTCCAGTTTCCCGTCGGCCGAATTGGCCGGTACTTGAAGAAAGGCCGCTACGCGCAGCGTGTCGGCACTGGTGCGCCGGTGTACATGGCTGCCGTTCTCGAGTATTTAGCTGCTGAG GTGTTGGAGTTGGCTGGAAATGCGGCCAGGGATAACAAGAAGAACAGGATCATCCCGAGGCATGTTCTGTTGGCTGTGAGGAATGATGAGGAGCTGGGGAAGTTGTTGCAGGGTGTGACCATTGCTCATGGCGGTGTGCTTCCGAACATCAATCCGGTGCTGTTGCCGAAGAAGACTGGCGGTGACAAGCCTGCCAAGGAGCAGAA CTTTCTGCTTGCAGGACTCTCTTATGATACCAATGAAACTGTGCTGAAGGATGCATTCGACAGCTATGGTAAAATAGTCGAAG TTAAGGTAATATGTGATCGTGTGAGTGGAAAATCAAGAGGATATGGATTTGTGCGCTACTCTTCCGAAGCAGAAGCAAACAAAGCCTTGAAAGAAATGGACGGCCAG TTGCTTGATGGCAGGAATATCCGAATTCACTATGCTCACAGAGGGGGAAGCAAGGAACTCAGG GATGAGTGCTCTTCAACATCTATAGAATAA
- the LOC125187343 gene encoding NADH dehydrogenase [ubiquinone] 1 alpha subcomplex subunit 2 translates to MAWRGQLSRNLKELRILFAPNSASSSSTRAFIENNYKDLKTKNPKLPILIREATGIEPQLWARYGFGVERGVRLEGLSEEQISKALEDLNKAGEEALQS, encoded by the exons ATGGCGTGGAGGGGACAGCTTTCTCGAAATTTGAAGGAGCTTCGCATCTTATTCGCTCCTAATTCGGCTTCCAGCTCTTCCACTAG AGCTTTCATCGAGAACAATTACAAGGATCTGAAGACAAAAAACCCTAAGCTCCCCATTTTGATCCGCGAGGCCACTGGCATCGAGCCTCAGCTTTGGGCGAGATATG GATTTGGCGTGGAAAGGGGAGTACGCCTGGAAGGTTTGAGTGAGGAACAGATTTCTAAGGCTCTTGAGGACCTTAATAAAGCAGGGGAAGAAGCCCTTCAAAGCTGA